One region of Mucilaginibacter sp. 14171R-50 genomic DNA includes:
- a CDS encoding anti-sigma regulatory factor, with protein MTLSLSKDTIQVSKEQDVVFLKNRVKETAVKIKMGLVNQTRLLTACSELVRNMMRYADGGSCLIEVVSSGRNNGVRLTFTDNGPGIPDIAAAMRDGFSTGRSLGLGLPGTKRLVNEFDIKSKVGEGTVVTILKWANG; from the coding sequence ATGACCTTATCGCTGAGTAAAGATACCATTCAGGTATCTAAAGAACAGGACGTGGTTTTTTTAAAGAACCGTGTAAAGGAAACCGCGGTAAAAATTAAGATGGGGCTGGTTAACCAAACCCGTTTACTAACGGCATGTAGCGAACTTGTAAGAAATATGATGCGCTATGCCGATGGCGGTTCGTGCCTTATTGAGGTGGTATCAAGCGGGCGCAATAACGGCGTGCGCTTAACCTTTACAGATAATGGCCCCGGTATACCGGATATAGCTGCCGCCATGCGCGATGGCTTTTCTACCGGCCGAAGCCTGGGTTTGGGCTTACCCGGTACCAAACGCCTTGTAAACGAGTTTGATATTAAGAGTAAAGTGGGCGAGGGTACAGTGGTAACGATATTAAAATGGGCTAATGGTTGA
- a CDS encoding STAS domain-containing protein, producing the protein MDKIPILRMGAFLLVTIQVDLYDRLALNLEADLVQMVNKTSAKGVLIDISAVSIVDSFMGRIIGNIASMSKILDAQTVVVGMQPAVAITLIELGLPLKGVHTALDMERGMKLLKSMVGDQEDDADEDQTTDDLIAE; encoded by the coding sequence ATGGATAAAATTCCTATTCTAAGGATGGGAGCCTTTTTGCTGGTTACCATACAGGTTGATCTTTACGACAGGCTTGCCCTGAACCTGGAGGCCGACCTGGTACAAATGGTTAACAAAACAAGCGCAAAAGGGGTTTTAATTGATATTTCCGCTGTTTCGATAGTCGATTCATTTATGGGGCGGATAATTGGCAACATCGCCAGTATGTCTAAAATACTGGATGCCCAAACCGTGGTGGTTGGCATGCAGCCGGCCGTTGCAATTACATTAATTGAGCTGGGTTTGCCGCTTAAAGGCGTACACACTGCGCTGGATATGGAAAGAGGCATGAAACTGTTAAAATCCATGGTAGGAGATCAGGAGGACGACGCAGACGAAGATCAAACCACCGATGACCTTATCGCTGAGTAA
- a CDS encoding STAS domain-containing protein yields MSQNTYQLLQNKKKNILELWMKNQLTDEGLREDLISNDELRNQSEELIDALVGNLSGSNLTNLESDEWNPVIEILGGIAITRARQGFSPRETGNFVFLLKEAILEVLQNEVDDPRALFAESQKINRLMDSLSVVTFETFIKGREEVILRQTDEITEISTPVIRVWDGILALPIIGTLDSARTQIVMENLLQEIVESGSSIAILDISGVPAVDSLVAQHLIKTVSATRLMGAECIISGIRPEIAQTVVHLGIDLSNIITKATLASALAYSFKAMRLEVKRLNTVSKI; encoded by the coding sequence ATGTCACAAAATACTTATCAATTGCTACAAAATAAAAAAAAGAACATCCTTGAACTTTGGATGAAAAACCAGTTGACCGACGAGGGTTTGCGTGAAGACCTGATCAGCAACGACGAATTGAGAAATCAATCGGAAGAGTTAATTGACGCGCTGGTGGGTAACCTGTCCGGAAGTAACCTTACCAACCTCGAATCTGACGAGTGGAATCCGGTAATTGAAATATTAGGTGGTATAGCCATTACACGTGCACGTCAGGGCTTTAGTCCGCGCGAAACGGGTAATTTTGTTTTCTTGCTGAAAGAGGCTATCCTGGAAGTGTTACAGAATGAGGTAGACGACCCGAGGGCGCTTTTTGCAGAAAGCCAGAAGATAAACCGCCTGATGGATAGCCTGAGCGTGGTTACCTTTGAAACATTTATTAAAGGACGCGAAGAAGTAATACTGCGCCAAACTGATGAGATAACCGAGATATCTACACCGGTTATCAGGGTATGGGATGGTATACTGGCCCTGCCTATTATCGGCACGCTTGATAGCGCGCGCACACAGATAGTAATGGAGAACCTTTTACAGGAAATTGTAGAGTCGGGTTCCAGTATCGCCATTCTGGATATATCGGGTGTACCTGCTGTAGATTCACTGGTAGCGCAGCATCTTATAAAAACCGTAAGCGCCACACGCCTGATGGGTGCCGAGTGTATAATTAGCGGAATACGCCCCGAAATTGCACAAACGGTGGTGCATTTGGGTATCGATCTTTCTAACATAATCACCAAGGCTACCTTAGCCAGCGCGCTGGCCTATTCTTTTAAAGCGATGAGATTAGAGGTTAAAAGGCTTAATACAGTATCAAAAATATAA
- a CDS encoding DEAD/DEAH box helicase yields MSFENLNLIEPILRALKTEGYTTPTPIQEQAIPYILQHRDLLGCAQTGTGKTAAFAIPILQLLFLDKQKHKEQKQIKALILTPTRELAIQIAESFTAYGKNTGLKNLVIFGGVSQNPQVDALRRGVDILIATPGRLLDLMNQRYVHIDQIKMLVLDEADRMLDMGFVNDVKKVIAKVPANRQTLFFSATMPNEIQSLADSILQKPAKVEVAPVSSTADTIQQSLFFVSKGDKRLLLNHILKDKDIKTALVFTRTKHGADKVVKDLVRAGITAEAIHGNKSQNARQRALTNFKNRTTRVLIATDIAARGIDIDELTHVINYEIPNIPETYVHRIGRTGRAGASGIALTFCDGEEEIDYLKDIHKLIAKEIPVEQGHPYPLSFQAMTEKMMSKAKNGTPKSASPAGGRHGGGNKRPGAGGRPAGHRGSAGNSRGSAGSRAESGRSGRR; encoded by the coding sequence ATGTCATTTGAAAATTTAAATTTAATTGAGCCTATTTTAAGGGCTTTAAAAACAGAAGGCTATACTACGCCTACTCCAATTCAAGAACAAGCTATACCCTATATATTACAGCACCGCGACCTTTTGGGTTGCGCGCAAACCGGTACCGGCAAAACAGCTGCTTTTGCTATACCCATACTGCAATTATTGTTTTTGGATAAACAAAAACACAAAGAGCAAAAACAAATAAAGGCCTTAATACTTACCCCAACCCGCGAACTGGCCATACAAATTGCCGAAAGCTTTACCGCGTACGGCAAGAATACAGGACTTAAAAACCTGGTTATTTTTGGCGGTGTATCGCAAAACCCCCAGGTTGATGCTTTGCGCCGCGGGGTGGATATCCTGATAGCAACTCCGGGCCGTTTGTTAGACCTGATGAACCAGCGTTACGTACATATCGACCAGATAAAAATGCTGGTGCTTGACGAGGCCGACCGAATGCTGGATATGGGCTTTGTAAACGATGTTAAAAAAGTGATAGCCAAAGTGCCCGCTAACAGGCAAACACTTTTCTTTAGCGCAACCATGCCTAATGAAATTCAAAGCCTGGCCGATAGCATACTGCAAAAGCCTGCAAAGGTTGAAGTTGCACCTGTATCATCAACCGCCGATACGATACAGCAATCGTTGTTTTTTGTTAGCAAGGGCGATAAACGCTTGTTACTTAACCACATCTTAAAAGATAAAGACATTAAAACCGCTCTGGTTTTTACACGCACAAAGCATGGCGCAGATAAGGTGGTAAAAGATCTTGTACGCGCAGGCATCACCGCCGAGGCCATACATGGCAACAAATCGCAAAACGCGCGTCAGCGTGCGTTAACAAATTTTAAAAACCGTACCACACGTGTGCTTATAGCTACCGATATTGCCGCCCGCGGTATAGATATTGACGAGCTTACGCACGTGATCAATTACGAGATACCTAACATTCCTGAAACCTACGTACACCGCATTGGCCGTACTGGCCGTGCGGGGGCAAGCGGTATAGCCCTTACCTTTTGCGATGGCGAGGAAGAAATAGATTACCTTAAGGATATTCATAAGTTGATAGCCAAAGAAATACCGGTTGAGCAGGGACATCCCTACCCGTTAAGCTTTCAGGCGATGACGGAAAAGATGATGAGCAAAGCCAAAAACGGTACGCCTAAAAGCGCATCACCTGCCGGCGGCAGGCATGGTGGCGGCAACAAGCGCCCGGGTGCAGGCGGTAGGCCGGCGGGTCACCGTGGCAGCGCAGGCAACAGCCGTGGCAGTGCGGGCAGCAGGGCCGAATCGGGGCGATCAGGACGCCGATAA
- a CDS encoding septum formation initiator family protein yields MRRLLDLIKNKFFLVTLAFVVWMTFFDKNDLFSQYDYHQQLNKLKQEQAFYQSETAKVNKDLEELTSDKVKLEKFAREKYLMKKDNEDVFVIVHEKKK; encoded by the coding sequence ATGAGACGCCTTTTAGACCTTATAAAGAATAAATTCTTCCTGGTTACACTGGCCTTTGTGGTATGGATGACCTTTTTTGATAAAAACGACCTCTTCTCTCAGTACGATTATCATCAGCAACTGAACAAACTAAAGCAAGAACAAGCTTTTTATCAATCAGAAACCGCTAAGGTTAACAAGGACCTGGAGGAGCTTACCTCAGATAAGGTTAAACTCGAGAAATTTGCCCGCGAAAAGTACCTCATGAAAAAAGATAACGAAGACGTTTTTGTTATCGTTCACGAGAAGAAAAAATAA
- a CDS encoding DUF885 domain-containing protein gives MIKKILLMALYVAAFTACKKDGEVTQDMSLKDDAAFLRYEDHFLEELWKNNPDWATSVGYHKYDSVLLVPSQKTREQAIKFAKVQIDSLSRYEVNSLNDANKIDHRLMQNQMESLQWYTEQLKSYEWDPSSYNVIGTFATILNENYAPLTKRLRSFYQKMENIPTYYKEAEKQLKNPVTELTELAIDQHLGGLGIIENDFADSVKKTNIPAAEQKLMTDRAKASAEAIKGYVAYLKAMKNDKPRSFRLGKQLYEAKFKYDIQAEGTAQQTYNSAVERKKFLHREMAKLSRKLWPKYFGTQPIPKDSLEFIAKVIDTLSSKHVAPGDFQSAIEKEIPRLTAFIRSKDLLTLDPSKPLVVRKEPGYMAGVAGASISSPGPYDKNGNTYYNVGSLAGWSAEKAESYLREYNNYTLQILCIHEAIPGHYTQLVYANQSPSLIKSVLGNGAMVEGWAVFSEQMMLDAGFGDNAPEMRLMWYKWHLRSVCNTILDYSVHTSNMAKEQALKLLTKEAFQQQTEAENKWKRVSVTSVQLTSYYTGYKEINALHDEWKKKQADKYKVKLFNEKFLSYGSAPVKFIKEAMFAIPKPDPKSGN, from the coding sequence GTGATTAAAAAAATACTCTTAATGGCCCTGTATGTGGCTGCATTTACAGCATGTAAAAAGGATGGTGAAGTTACACAGGATATGTCATTAAAGGATGATGCCGCCTTTTTAAGATACGAAGATCATTTTTTGGAAGAATTGTGGAAGAACAACCCTGATTGGGCAACCAGCGTGGGCTACCATAAGTACGACAGCGTTTTGCTTGTGCCCAGCCAAAAAACCCGAGAACAGGCCATAAAATTTGCTAAAGTGCAGATAGACTCGTTAAGCCGCTATGAAGTAAACAGTTTAAACGATGCGAATAAGATAGACCACCGCCTGATGCAAAACCAGATGGAAAGCCTGCAGTGGTACACCGAGCAGCTAAAATCGTACGAGTGGGACCCATCATCATATAATGTAATTGGCACATTTGCTACCATACTTAACGAAAACTACGCACCCCTTACCAAGCGCCTGCGCAGTTTTTACCAAAAAATGGAGAATATACCGACTTACTACAAAGAGGCTGAAAAGCAGCTTAAAAACCCGGTTACCGAATTAACCGAACTCGCCATTGACCAGCACCTGGGCGGTTTGGGCATCATCGAAAACGATTTTGCTGATTCCGTTAAGAAAACAAATATCCCCGCGGCCGAACAAAAATTAATGACCGACCGTGCCAAAGCATCCGCAGAAGCTATTAAGGGTTATGTGGCCTATTTAAAGGCCATGAAAAACGATAAGCCCCGCAGTTTCAGGTTAGGTAAACAACTTTACGAAGCGAAGTTCAAATACGATATCCAAGCCGAGGGAACAGCCCAGCAAACTTATAACTCGGCAGTGGAGCGCAAGAAGTTTCTGCACCGCGAGATGGCCAAGCTGAGCAGGAAGCTTTGGCCGAAATACTTTGGCACACAGCCCATCCCTAAAGATTCGCTTGAGTTTATTGCCAAAGTTATAGATACGTTATCGTCTAAACACGTTGCCCCGGGCGATTTCCAGTCGGCTATTGAAAAAGAGATCCCCAGGCTTACCGCTTTTATCAGGAGCAAGGACCTGTTAACGCTCGACCCTTCAAAACCATTAGTTGTGCGCAAAGAACCGGGTTACATGGCTGGGGTTGCAGGCGCCTCTATCAGTTCGCCCGGGCCATATGATAAAAATGGCAATACGTACTACAACGTGGGCAGCCTTGCGGGCTGGTCGGCAGAAAAGGCCGAGAGTTACCTGCGCGAGTACAACAACTACACTTTGCAGATATTGTGTATACACGAAGCTATACCGGGGCATTACACGCAGTTGGTGTATGCAAATCAATCGCCGAGCTTAATAAAATCGGTATTGGGCAATGGCGCCATGGTAGAAGGGTGGGCCGTGTTCAGCGAACAAATGATGCTGGATGCGGGCTTTGGCGACAACGCGCCCGAAATGCGGCTGATGTGGTATAAATGGCACCTGCGGTCGGTTTGTAACACCATATTGGATTACAGCGTGCACACATCGAACATGGCCAAAGAACAAGCCCTTAAATTACTTACCAAAGAAGCGTTTCAGCAGCAAACCGAGGCCGAAAACAAATGGAAGCGTGTAAGCGTAACCAGCGTACAGCTAACCAGCTATTACACCGGCTACAAAGAAATAAACGCCCTGCACGACGAGTGGAAGAAAAAACAAGCCGATAAGTACAAGGTAAAATTGTTTAACGAGAAGTTTTTGAGTTACGGCAGCGCCCCGGTTAAATTTATTAAAGAGGCCATGTTTGCCATACCCAAACCCGACCCCAAAAGCGGAAATTAG
- a CDS encoding DinB family protein, with protein sequence MNDEHEILIKELIKLLEGGGAHATLKDALSGLPPELRGVKPANLPYSIWQLAEHIRIAQWDMLQFSKNANHQSPKWPDEYWPKASTPADNTAWNKTIEQINTDREEFIDLLKSGDIFQNIPHGDGQSILREALQIADHNAYHTAEIVLLRRLLGAWK encoded by the coding sequence ATGAATGATGAGCATGAGATTTTGATAAAAGAGCTAATAAAACTATTGGAAGGCGGCGGCGCACATGCAACATTAAAAGATGCGCTAAGCGGCTTACCGCCGGAACTGCGCGGCGTAAAACCTGCTAACCTCCCCTACAGCATCTGGCAGCTGGCCGAGCATATTCGCATTGCGCAATGGGATATGCTGCAGTTTAGTAAAAATGCTAACCATCAATCGCCAAAATGGCCGGACGAATACTGGCCAAAGGCAAGCACGCCTGCAGATAATACGGCATGGAATAAAACCATTGAGCAGATCAATACCGATAGGGAGGAATTTATTGACCTGCTTAAAAGCGGTGATATTTTTCAAAACATACCCCACGGAGATGGCCAAAGCATTTTGCGCGAAGCATTACAGATTGCCGACCATAACGCTTATCACACCGCCGAAATTGTTTTGCTGAGAAGATTGTTGGGGGCGTGGAAATAA